Proteins encoded within one genomic window of Gigantopelta aegis isolate Gae_Host chromosome 2, Gae_host_genome, whole genome shotgun sequence:
- the LOC121378315 gene encoding uncharacterized protein LOC121378315, with translation MRYYRGMPSPRQCVQLLVAILIVLVIFSSITVRQTSNPVVPLKPPPYAYPDNDQESIGRTVRKKTIAEITGIAIRNDGGEWHGYDVICNNSEDDFLSTMLMTPNGVTPIFLYDPDYDSRVSKSLMDSGTWQQDVMLELRDLMEENSQMALLDIGAGIGALSLAMAQMHRFVIAVEPSPENARRLCEGIIQGRFQRKVSIVNNALSDKVKMMELDVWDNERSNVHVRDVTKPSDKTLVQAIRLDNLVDRFPFALTAIHIDVGENVASILRGVGYFFDATVVWAVLVNWSDVLGSPADVDYVRTFMEAHHMTPHGKANGKMPLMHTDYKTWPQLVIFKKTHYPKTNY, from the coding sequence ATGCGTTACTACCGCGGAATGCCAAGTCCGCGTCAGTGCGTTCAACTGCTGGTAGCCATTTTAATCGTATTGGTAATTTTCTCTTCGATCACTGTTCGACAAACGTCAAATCCAGTCGTGCCCCTGAAACCGCCACCTTACGCATACCCTGACAACGATCAGGAATCGATAGGAAGAACTGTACGGAAGAAAACGATTGCTGAAATTACTGGCATAGCGATTCGGAATGATGGCGGCGAATGGCACGGATATGACGTCATTTGCAACAACTCTGAAGACGATTTTCTGTCCACTATGTTGATGACACCGAATGGCGTGACTCCTATTTTCCTGTACGATCCCGACTACGACTCACGGGTGTCCAAGTCTCTTATGGATTCTGGCACTTGGCAGCAAGACGTCATGCTTGAACTACGAGACTTGATGGAAGAGAACAGTCAAATGGCTCTTCTGGATATTGGAGCAGGAATAGGGGCGCTCAGTCTGGCCATGGCTCAAATGCATCGATTTGTCATAGCGGTGGAGCCCTCTCCTGAAAACGCAAGGAGACTCTGCGAGGGTATAATCCAGGGTAGGTTCCAAAGGAAAGTCTCCATCGTCAACAATGCATTGTCCGATAAAGTCAAGATGATGGAGTTGGATGTTTGGGACAACGAAAGGAGCAACGTGCACGTGCGTGACGTGACGAAGCCATCTGACAAAACCCTAGTCCAGGCTATTCGATTGGATAATTTGGTTGACAGATTTCCTTTCGCGCTGACGGCAATTCATATCGACGTCGGCGAGAACGTTGCTAGTATTCTCAGAGGGGTTGGTTACTTCTTCGACGCGACTGTCGTCTGGGCTGTGCTCGTCAACTGGAGTGACGTGCTTGGGTCGCCTGCAGACGTCGATTACGTGCGCACCTTCATGGAAGCACACCACATGACACCACACGGGAAGGCTAATGGGAAAATGCCGCTCATGCATACAGACTATAAAACGTGGCCACAACTGGTGATCTTTAAAAAGACACATTaccccaaaacaaactattaa